The Nocardioides ginsengisegetis region CGTGCTCACCACGGTGGCCGACGACGAGTGGGCCGGTTGCCTGGTGGGCTTCCACGCCCAGTCGAGCATCACGCCCCAGCACTACTGCGTGTGGTTGTCGAAGGCGAACCACACCTACCGCGTCGCCCTGCGCGCCACGCACTTCGCGGTGCACTACCTGACGCCGCAGGACTTCGCCGTGGCGGAGCACTTCGGCACGCTGACCGGTGAGGACACCGACAAGTTCGCCGACGTGGACGTCGACGTGGACCCGAACGGGGTCCCGCTGCTCAGGGCGTGTCCGAGCCGGATGTCGCTCGAACGAATCGCCCTCCTCGACGACGGCGGCGACCACGTCTGCCTCACCACCCGGGTCGTGTCGGCCCACAGCGACGGCGACTTCGTGCCCCTGCGCGTCTCGGGCGCGGCCCACCTCGAGCCCGGCCATGCCAGCGAGGAGCGGGCGATCCAGCCGTAGGCGGCCCGGTTGCTGACGTTCAGCGACTCGTCGACGGCGAACAGGTCGGCTCGGGGCCGTCGAGCGCGGTGTTCCAGTGCGCCCGCCACACGAAGCACGGCCGGTCCTGGGCGGGGTCAGCCGGGGACGACGTCGGGCTGGTGTCGGTGACCACGCGACCGATCGGGTCGGGCACGGGGATGGCGGCGTGGCTGGGCGGGGCGGCGAGGGCGCCGAGAGCGGTGACGGACACGACGGCCGCAAGGGTGACGTTCATGGTGGCTCCTTCTCGGAGAGTGGCCTCCGGGGGACTGACCCCCGGAGTGGGGACACCACCAAGGTCGAGCGCCGCGACCCCCTGTTGACGCCGGCTGACAGAAGTTGACGGCCGGACTGCTCGTGGACACCCGCCTCGTCCCGGCGCATGCTGGATCCGACGTGTCGTACCTGTCCCGGGAGGTCACGTGGGTGCACTGCCGCGACCCGCGATCCCGCCGGGAGCCCAGCGGGACCTGAACGACGCGCTCCACGACCTGCACCACCGGTCCGGCTGGCCGAGCCTGAGGGTCCTGGCCCGCGAGGCGGGATGCAGCCACACCACCGTCTCCGGCGTCTTCTCCGCACCCCGGCTGCCCGCCTGGGGCGTGCTCGAGGTGCTGGTCGAGGCGATGCACGGCGAGGTCGGGCAGTTCCACTCCCTCTGGCTCGCCGCCAGCACGCCGACCGAAGTGACCGGCCCAGCCCAGCCCAGGATCGCGGGCCGCCGCCGCGAGCTCGCCGTCGTGCGCAAGCACCTCGAGTCCGGCAGCGGCCTGCTGCTCGTGGCCGGCGAGGCCGGGCTGGGGAAGACCCGGCTCGTCGACACCGCCGCCACCGTCGAGGCGGGGGACGTCTTCGTGGCCCGAGGCAGCTGCCTGCCGCTGTCCACCGAGGTCCCGTTCCTGCCGATCGCCGACGTGCTGAGGGCGGTCCACGCGGTCGACGAGGGCCAGTGGCTCAAGGAGGCGCTGGCCGAGTGTGCCGCCTTCGTGCCCGGGGCGCTGCGGGCACTGCTGCCCGAGCTGGACGCGACCGGTCTCGGGGCCGAGCCCCAGGGCGACTGGTCCCGGCAACGCCTGTTCACCGCCGTCGGGGCGACGTTGGGCGCCCTCGCCGGCATCCGGCCGCTCGCGGTGCTGATCGAGGACCTGCACTGGGCGGACTCCGGCACCCTCGACCTGCTCGAGCACCTGCTCGCCCGGGGCGCGAGGTGGCCGTTGCTCGGGACGTGGCGGCTGGACGACCCCGCCACAGCCACGGCCACGCTCGACTGGTTCACCGTCGTACGCCGGCTGCCGGACGCCGACGTCCTCGAGCTCGCCCCGTTGAGCCGTGACGAGACCGGGGAGCAGCTCGCGCTGCTGCTGTCCCACCCTGCCGATCCGGACCTGGTCGACCGCGTCTACCAGCGCACGCTGGGTCAGCCCCTCTTCACCGA contains the following coding sequences:
- a CDS encoding flavin reductase family protein; amino-acid sequence: MSEDAFSTLMASVDPPLVVLTTVADDEWAGCLVGFHAQSSITPQHYCVWLSKANHTYRVALRATHFAVHYLTPQDFAVAEHFGTLTGEDTDKFADVDVDVDPNGVPLLRACPSRMSLERIALLDDGGDHVCLTTRVVSAHSDGDFVPLRVSGAAHLEPGHASEERAIQP